A stretch of Sphingorhabdus sp. YGSMI21 DNA encodes these proteins:
- a CDS encoding phage tail protein produces the protein MATLVLSAVGTAFGGPIGGAIGAIIGQQVDQNILFKPTGREGPRLQELAVQTSSYGSQVPRIFGRMRVAGTVIWATDLKETRSREGGGKGRPSTTIYSYSACFAVALSSRPIKAIGRIWADGKIFRGAAGDFKTETGFAFHPGGEDQSVDGLMAGAEAGGGTPAYRGLALAVFEDMDLTEYGNRIPSLTFEVIGDDGSVAIADIIADISGQRIALSSADRLTGFAAGGEDRQTALRALTDSIALSFSSDPDAIDRIAASPRAPANDEPAVMVHADFLSATGTQEIALPAQRTAAISATPRQLSQRYYDPARDYQSGIQTAFRGGAG, from the coding sequence ATGGCGACACTGGTTTTGAGCGCCGTGGGCACCGCATTTGGTGGGCCTATCGGCGGCGCCATCGGGGCTATCATCGGACAGCAGGTCGATCAGAATATCCTGTTCAAACCGACAGGCCGCGAGGGACCGCGGCTGCAGGAACTGGCCGTCCAGACATCAAGCTACGGGTCCCAGGTCCCCCGTATATTCGGCAGGATGCGGGTTGCCGGAACGGTGATATGGGCGACCGATCTGAAGGAAACGCGATCCCGCGAGGGTGGCGGCAAGGGACGCCCGAGCACCACGATCTACAGCTATTCCGCCTGTTTCGCGGTTGCTTTGTCGAGCCGCCCGATCAAGGCAATCGGCCGGATATGGGCGGACGGGAAAATATTTCGTGGCGCCGCCGGAGATTTCAAGACGGAAACCGGCTTTGCCTTTCATCCGGGTGGCGAGGACCAGTCCGTCGATGGCCTGATGGCCGGTGCGGAAGCGGGCGGCGGGACGCCCGCCTATCGCGGCCTGGCGCTGGCCGTTTTCGAAGACATGGACCTGACCGAATATGGCAACCGGATCCCCTCGCTAACCTTCGAAGTGATCGGCGATGACGGTTCGGTCGCGATTGCCGATATCATCGCGGATATTTCGGGACAGCGGATTGCCCTGTCATCCGCTGACAGGTTAACAGGTTTTGCGGCTGGCGGCGAAGACCGGCAGACTGCGTTGCGAGCGCTCACCGATTCCATCGCGCTCTCCTTTTCATCGGACCCGGACGCGATCGACCGGATAGCCGCGTCGCCGCGCGCTCCTGCGAACGATGAACCGGCTGTGATGGTTCACGCTGACTTTCTCAGTGCGACCGGGACGCAGGAAATTGCGCTACCCGCCCAGCGGACCGCCGCCATTTCCGCGACGCCGAGGCAATTGTCGCAGCGCTATTATGATCCGGCTCGGGATTATCAGTCTGGAATCCAGACCGCATTCCGAGGAGGTGCCGGCTGA
- a CDS encoding OmpA family protein, which translates to MRKLALGMALASTALATPALARDGQWYVGVEGGAMIVEDVDLDIDGIENTASIDHDTGYDFDGIVGYDFGSFRLEAEVGYKQASAGDIVGESQVLGGALIPGLGNGGNTGYFFPTNGDVNALSFMLNGLVDFGADDGLQGFVGGGVGVARTELTNIIASPWLDDSDTGFAWQALAGVRAPISDSWDVGLKYRYFNTTGVDLVDSLGRDVSTDVSSHSILGSLIYNFGGEPAAPPPPPPPPPPPPPPPPPPPPPPPPAVCAPGPYIVFFDWDQSDITPEAASVLDNAVTAYGDCGSAQVMLAGHADKSGSASYNVGLSQRRNAAVRAYLESRGIGSGVISSEAFGESRPRVETADGVREPQNRRVEVMYGPGSGN; encoded by the coding sequence ATGCGGAAGCTTGCCTTAGGAATGGCGCTTGCCTCCACAGCGCTCGCAACACCTGCCCTGGCCCGTGACGGCCAGTGGTATGTCGGTGTCGAGGGCGGTGCGATGATTGTCGAAGACGTTGATCTTGATATTGATGGTATCGAAAATACCGCCAGCATCGATCATGACACAGGATATGATTTTGACGGAATAGTCGGTTATGATTTCGGATCATTCCGCCTCGAAGCTGAAGTCGGTTACAAGCAGGCTAGCGCCGGCGACATTGTTGGTGAAAGTCAGGTTCTCGGCGGCGCGCTTATTCCTGGTCTCGGGAATGGTGGAAATACAGGCTATTTCTTCCCAACAAACGGCGATGTCAACGCGCTCAGCTTCATGCTGAACGGCCTGGTTGACTTCGGTGCTGATGACGGCCTTCAGGGTTTTGTTGGCGGCGGCGTTGGTGTTGCTCGTACAGAACTCACCAACATCATCGCTTCTCCATGGCTTGACGATTCCGATACCGGTTTCGCATGGCAGGCTCTCGCCGGTGTTCGCGCTCCGATCAGCGACAGCTGGGACGTTGGTCTGAAATATCGTTATTTCAACACAACCGGTGTTGATCTGGTCGACTCGCTTGGTCGCGATGTCTCTACCGATGTTTCGAGCCACTCGATCCTCGGTAGCCTGATCTACAACTTTGGCGGCGAACCAGCGGCACCACCGCCACCACCGCCTCCACCACCACCGCCACCTCCACCGCCACCACCGCCACCACCGCCACCACCACCGGCAGTATGTGCACCTGGCCCTTACATTGTGTTCTTTGACTGGGATCAGTCGGATATCACTCCGGAAGCGGCTTCGGTTCTCGACAATGCGGTTACCGCATATGGCGATTGTGGTTCGGCTCAGGTCATGCTGGCTGGTCACGCTGACAAATCTGGTTCTGCCAGCTACAACGTCGGTCTGTCCCAGCGTCGCAACGCGGCTGTTCGTGCGTATCTTGAATCGCGCGGCATCGGTAGCGGCGTTATCTCGAGCGAAGCCTTCGGTGAATCGCGTCCTCGCGTTGAAACCGCAGACGGCGTCCGTGAGCCTCAGAACCGTCGTGTTGAAGTTATGTACGGACCTGGTTCCGGTAACTAA
- the purQ gene encoding phosphoribosylformylglycinamidine synthase subunit PurQ, with amino-acid sequence MQSAVIVFPGSNCDRDMAVALETVSGQKPHMVWHGDSELPSGLDVIAVPGGFSYGDYLRSGAMASRSNIIKPVIEAAARGVKILGVCNGFQILTETGLLPGALMRNSNIHFVCKDAELDVTNNDTIFTSGYDTNAAISIPVAHHDGNFFADDETLDRLENQNQVVFRYRDDINGSSRNIAGIINDAGNVLGMMPHPERAIDPKHGGTDGLALFESLLR; translated from the coding sequence ATGCAATCCGCAGTGATCGTCTTTCCCGGCTCGAACTGCGACCGCGACATGGCCGTCGCGCTGGAAACCGTTTCGGGACAAAAGCCCCACATGGTCTGGCATGGCGACAGCGAGCTGCCGTCGGGACTTGATGTCATCGCGGTTCCCGGTGGCTTTTCCTATGGCGATTACCTGCGATCGGGGGCCATGGCTTCACGATCCAACATCATTAAGCCGGTGATCGAAGCCGCCGCTCGTGGCGTGAAGATTCTGGGCGTGTGCAACGGGTTCCAGATCCTGACAGAAACGGGGCTGCTGCCGGGCGCACTGATGCGCAACAGCAATATCCATTTCGTCTGCAAGGATGCCGAACTGGATGTGACCAACAACGATACGATTTTCACGTCGGGCTATGACACAAACGCGGCTATCTCAATTCCTGTGGCCCATCATGACGGCAATTTCTTTGCCGATGATGAAACGCTGGACCGGCTGGAAAACCAGAATCAGGTGGTGTTCCGCTATCGCGACGACATCAACGGATCGTCGCGCAATATTGCGGGCATCATCAACGATGCCGGCAACGTATTGGGCATGATGCCACATCCGGAACGGGCAATTGACCCGAAACATGGCGGCACCGACGGGCTGGCCCTGTTCGAAAGCCTGCTCCGCTAG
- a CDS encoding DUF2163 domain-containing protein, translating into MSLDWLDREVTTSAYLWRLERADGVALGFASHDRDLVIDGFRYRAAPGMVPSSIALSDSLDIDNVEIAGVMASAAIAEADLDAGRWDGALLYIALVDWQQPEAEPLPLICGEFGEIVRSGDSFTVEMLGATSFLDEPIAPLTSPTCRAEFGDRQCKLSLHRYQREGRILAVDGDAVTIEALGDAASDFAFGSLRFLNGPNCGLSYAIVDGEAGVVRLADRPAQSVDPGTNILLTEGCNKNFATCRDRFGNSINFRGEPYLPGNDLLTRYPGA; encoded by the coding sequence ATGAGTCTCGACTGGCTGGACCGGGAGGTCACGACCAGCGCCTATCTCTGGCGACTGGAGCGTGCGGACGGCGTCGCGCTCGGCTTTGCCTCTCATGACCGGGATCTTGTCATCGACGGGTTTCGCTATCGCGCGGCCCCGGGGATGGTGCCCTCTTCGATCGCGCTGTCCGACAGTCTCGACATCGACAATGTTGAAATTGCGGGTGTGATGGCGAGCGCTGCGATAGCGGAGGCGGATCTTGACGCAGGGCGCTGGGACGGCGCGCTGCTCTATATTGCGCTGGTCGACTGGCAGCAGCCGGAGGCCGAGCCACTGCCGCTGATTTGCGGCGAATTTGGAGAGATCGTGCGGTCGGGCGACAGTTTCACGGTCGAGATGCTGGGCGCGACTTCCTTTCTCGACGAGCCGATAGCCCCGCTGACATCACCCACCTGCCGCGCCGAATTTGGTGACCGCCAGTGCAAGCTCAGCCTGCACCGCTATCAGCGGGAGGGCCGGATATTGGCGGTGGACGGTGACGCAGTTACAATCGAGGCACTCGGGGATGCCGCATCCGATTTTGCGTTTGGTTCCCTGCGTTTTCTGAACGGCCCGAATTGCGGGCTAAGCTATGCGATAGTCGACGGGGAGGCGGGCGTCGTGCGGTTGGCAGACCGGCCCGCCCAGTCCGTTGATCCAGGCACAAACATTCTGCTCACCGAAGGCTGTAACAAGAATTTCGCAACCTGCCGTGACCGTTTTGGCAACAGCATCAATTTTCGCGGCGAGCCTTATCTGCCGGGCAATGATCTGCTGACGAGATATCCCGGCGCATGA
- a CDS encoding transferrin-binding protein-like solute binding protein: MRLLILLASTTMLAACGGAGPQSAGSSAPPTGGTGSGSGSGTEHTFVDPTEAKTYTAVGSSHSYQSTVLDPGANGQQRTVRQTTQISQLYQGDATTVRNSSLTIAYDPRDAIFNVSFTNGLAGTSGASRFQDPLHRTDFGGAVEPQVGTPNLGSNLWNIPGVQYLESGASNNVVQAGVLTGASAEFLFDLIDREQAGSYDATTFFYQLPGTDTQYVTFAGYLRNKASVSYDGDTGLTTQVSTLERGAFAYGQITSNDNVPTSGTGTFDGTMLATMVFNDQPDITGNRDTYMQWIAGNASTSVNFGANTFSLSLDGSVGAPTFDGTSGQHSVLEGARFFANGGGDINLVSAGGFFGQFNEAWFVNPDSSRLDLVIAGSSINGAFYGPDAEELGGGYRIVGGTPDERIDILGTFVGKQP, from the coding sequence ATGCGCCTTTTGATTTTGCTCGCCAGTACAACGATGCTCGCCGCTTGCGGCGGTGCCGGCCCCCAATCCGCTGGCAGCAGCGCGCCTCCAACCGGCGGCACGGGCAGTGGATCCGGCAGCGGGACCGAGCATACATTTGTCGATCCGACCGAAGCCAAAACCTACACCGCTGTCGGCTCGTCACACAGCTATCAGTCGACCGTGCTGGATCCGGGCGCCAATGGCCAGCAACGGACGGTGCGTCAGACCACCCAGATCAGCCAATTATATCAGGGTGATGCCACAACGGTTCGCAATTCGAGTCTGACCATCGCCTATGATCCACGGGACGCGATCTTCAACGTCAGCTTTACCAACGGTCTGGCCGGAACATCCGGCGCCAGCCGCTTTCAGGATCCATTGCATCGCACGGATTTCGGAGGCGCCGTCGAACCCCAGGTCGGCACACCGAATCTCGGCTCTAATCTGTGGAACATCCCGGGAGTTCAATATCTCGAATCCGGCGCGTCGAACAATGTGGTTCAGGCAGGAGTATTGACCGGCGCGTCCGCGGAATTCCTGTTCGATCTGATCGATAGGGAGCAGGCCGGCAGCTACGACGCGACGACCTTCTTCTATCAGCTTCCCGGCACCGACACGCAATATGTCACTTTTGCCGGTTATCTCCGGAACAAGGCTTCCGTCTCCTATGACGGCGACACCGGCCTGACCACGCAGGTCAGCACGCTTGAACGAGGTGCCTTTGCCTATGGACAAATAACATCCAATGACAATGTGCCCACATCGGGCACCGGCACCTTTGACGGCACGATGTTGGCCACGATGGTCTTCAACGACCAGCCAGACATCACGGGCAACCGCGACACCTACATGCAATGGATCGCGGGCAACGCATCGACGAGTGTCAATTTCGGAGCGAATACCTTTTCGCTGTCGCTGGACGGTTCAGTCGGCGCCCCCACATTTGACGGCACCAGCGGACAGCATAGCGTGCTCGAGGGCGCACGATTTTTTGCCAATGGCGGCGGCGACATCAACCTGGTCTCCGCAGGCGGTTTCTTCGGCCAGTTCAACGAGGCATGGTTCGTCAATCCGGACAGCTCGAGACTGGATCTCGTGATCGCCGGGTCCAGCATCAACGGTGCCTTCTACGGTCCGGATGCCGAGGAGCTGGGGGGTGGTTATCGTATCGTTGGCGGCACGCCGGACGAACGGATCGACATTCTGGGAACCTTTGTCGGCAAGCAGCCCTAG
- a CDS encoding surface lipoprotein assembly modifier, whose product MRNSATLVKTAALSCVAIAGLGQARAATPMAMLADGAAEIASNFEPGCNSAGQCNLRVTPQQLLAQAEALIQQKNYQAALPLVDALGQVPELQMQQRFLAGYIAIETGDIKGAIRKFRSILDENPGQTRVRLELARAYLLTGKEASADYHFRLAQNDENLPDEIARTIRNTRSILRDQRIWRFSFDFGFAPDTNINGATDAESIDINFGPIKLPLQLDENARERSGIGQTAGFSGGIRIKTSDRMALLFDADSKIVNYKGKEADDIVVQVAAGPELRIARYSSISLQAVGLHRWYGGRLATREYGGRVGYQQALSEGQRLGVELDVRRTESQTSDSYSGWQLGANATYEHLVGKALIASASVFARRDLLNAEGFSSFNYGVNLGLGGELPLGLNAGVAASVSRSAFDAPLLLYSTEKRQDWRGFARAYMGSRKIKFLGFSPSVDYVYSRVDSNYDLYEMSRHRVNFKFARYF is encoded by the coding sequence ATGCGTAATTCCGCCACTCTGGTAAAAACCGCAGCGCTCTCCTGCGTGGCAATTGCAGGACTGGGCCAGGCTCGGGCAGCGACACCTATGGCAATGCTGGCCGATGGCGCTGCCGAGATTGCTTCGAATTTCGAGCCGGGCTGCAACAGCGCCGGCCAGTGCAATCTGCGCGTGACACCGCAACAGCTTCTTGCGCAGGCGGAAGCCCTGATCCAGCAGAAAAATTATCAGGCGGCACTGCCTCTGGTCGACGCTTTGGGACAGGTGCCCGAGTTGCAGATGCAGCAACGCTTTCTCGCCGGCTATATCGCCATCGAGACGGGTGACATCAAAGGCGCGATCCGGAAGTTCCGGTCGATACTGGATGAAAATCCGGGACAGACGCGGGTCCGGCTGGAACTGGCGAGAGCCTATTTGCTGACCGGCAAGGAAGCCAGCGCCGACTATCATTTCCGCCTTGCACAAAATGACGAGAATCTCCCGGACGAGATCGCCAGGACCATTCGCAACACGCGCAGCATTTTGCGCGATCAGAGGATATGGCGCTTCAGTTTCGATTTCGGCTTCGCGCCGGATACCAATATCAACGGCGCCACGGATGCAGAGTCCATCGACATCAACTTCGGCCCGATCAAATTGCCGCTGCAGCTTGACGAAAATGCGCGCGAACGTTCGGGAATCGGCCAGACCGCCGGCTTTTCCGGTGGCATTCGGATCAAGACCAGCGACCGGATGGCGCTGTTGTTCGACGCTGACAGCAAGATTGTAAACTACAAGGGCAAGGAAGCTGACGATATCGTGGTTCAGGTTGCCGCAGGTCCGGAACTGCGGATTGCCCGCTACAGCAGCATCTCGCTTCAGGCGGTCGGTCTGCATCGCTGGTACGGCGGAAGGCTCGCGACGCGGGAATATGGCGGACGTGTCGGATATCAACAGGCGCTCAGCGAAGGACAGAGACTGGGAGTCGAACTGGACGTTCGGCGCACCGAATCCCAGACCAGCGATTCCTACAGTGGCTGGCAGCTTGGCGCGAATGCCACCTACGAACATCTCGTCGGCAAGGCACTGATTGCTTCAGCCAGCGTTTTTGCCCGTCGTGATCTGCTCAACGCCGAAGGCTTTTCCAGCTTCAACTACGGGGTCAATCTGGGGCTGGGTGGAGAATTGCCGCTGGGGTTGAACGCCGGGGTGGCCGCCAGCGTCAGCCGGTCGGCATTTGATGCCCCCTTGCTGCTCTATTCCACCGAGAAAAGGCAGGACTGGCGCGGATTCGCCCGCGCCTATATGGGCAGCCGCAAAATCAAGTTTCTCGGCTTCTCACCCTCCGTCGACTATGTATATTCGCGGGTGGACAGCAATTACGATCTGTATGAAATGAGCCGTCATCGCGTGAATTTCAAATTTGCCCGCTATTTCTGA
- a CDS encoding DUF2793 domain-containing protein: MAILETARFEIPLLAAGQAHKELFHNEALTRIDFLIHPTVQGIESDPSNIEPLPGQSWLVAPGATNEWQGHDDHIAGWTGNGWAFIAPLAMMRVYIEPAASFAVYRGSWQPAEAIANPAAGSVVDSEARQAIDSILAALVAQGILLSGL, encoded by the coding sequence ATGGCAATATTGGAAACCGCTCGGTTTGAAATTCCGCTGCTGGCAGCAGGGCAGGCGCACAAGGAACTGTTCCACAACGAGGCGCTGACCCGAATCGACTTTCTGATCCACCCGACCGTGCAGGGGATCGAGAGCGATCCGTCAAATATCGAGCCGCTGCCGGGGCAGTCATGGCTTGTCGCGCCGGGCGCCACGAATGAGTGGCAGGGGCATGACGATCATATTGCCGGCTGGACGGGAAACGGCTGGGCCTTTATCGCACCGCTGGCGATGATGCGGGTCTATATCGAGCCAGCGGCAAGCTTCGCAGTGTATCGCGGTTCCTGGCAACCGGCCGAGGCCATTGCAAATCCGGCAGCGGGCAGCGTGGTTGACAGCGAGGCACGCCAGGCTATCGATTCGATTTTGGCGGCTCTTGTCGCGCAGGGGATTCTGCTGTCCGGCCTGTAA
- the purC gene encoding phosphoribosylaminoimidazolesuccinocarboxamide synthase produces the protein MSRRRQIYEGKAKILYEGPEPGTIIQYFKDDATAFNAEKKGTINGKGVINNRISEHIFTLLGHIGIPSHFIRRLNMREQLVKQVEIVPIEVIVRNVAAGSLSKRLGIEEGTPLPHTLLEYCYKDDALGDPLVAEEHIACFGWASQEEMQDISAMAIRINDFMAGMFAGIGIKLVDFKLEFGRVFEGDFSRIILADEISPDGCRLWDLKTNEKLDKDRFRRDLGGEAEAYQEVARRLGLFPEGGSEVTDLNSERKKRGK, from the coding sequence ATGTCCCGTCGTCGCCAGATTTACGAAGGTAAGGCCAAGATTCTTTACGAAGGTCCTGAGCCAGGCACTATCATCCAGTATTTCAAGGATGATGCCACCGCTTTCAATGCCGAGAAAAAAGGCACGATCAACGGCAAGGGCGTGATCAACAACCGGATCAGCGAGCATATTTTCACATTGCTCGGCCATATCGGCATCCCCAGCCACTTCATTCGCCGCCTCAACATGCGCGAACAGCTCGTCAAACAAGTCGAGATTGTCCCGATCGAAGTGATCGTCCGCAATGTCGCTGCCGGTTCCCTTTCCAAGCGCCTCGGAATCGAAGAAGGCACACCGCTGCCGCACACATTGCTGGAATATTGCTACAAGGATGACGCGCTTGGCGATCCGCTGGTTGCCGAAGAACATATCGCCTGCTTCGGCTGGGCCAGTCAGGAGGAAATGCAGGATATTTCCGCCATGGCCATCCGGATCAACGACTTCATGGCTGGCATGTTCGCGGGAATCGGCATCAAGCTGGTCGATTTCAAGCTCGAGTTCGGACGGGTTTTCGAAGGCGATTTTTCCCGGATCATTCTCGCTGACGAAATCAGTCCAGACGGCTGCCGCCTCTGGGATCTCAAGACAAACGAGAAGCTCGACAAGGATCGCTTCCGCCGCGATCTGGGTGGAGAAGCCGAGGCTTATCAGGAAGTTGCCCGGCGCCTCGGATTGTTCCCGGAAGGCGGGAGCGAAGTGACCGACCTCAACAGCGAACGGAAAAAGCGCGGAAAGTAG
- a CDS encoding DUF2460 domain-containing protein, with protein sequence MGFWLAEKRTGQRSSYIQRLDPRFWTINFPRPMMASVVSTAADALRVDAVFYNSDDLAGLIWESEDTLDHPLLAYETERDYSRLKWEFRWRSSGIMPLDAVDGPTLTIEGRDAAGDPKSWYVRLWNYASGTPTDAQISIEFSKVEGGFLLPGEADPVFPEDIDRLFISIIPPDYDELGTRYAKPKIGWVEMSAIRTDGQGAVLEVGDIMVPENGLSMATAYDDSFNQTPERLLRMTRALGYRGSINHYLGMSHYFRLETIGEGLYVSLSAPQPGEEFAAINQPATVWHRDLITRAEAMGFSVILSLSYELLDAHCWSDWKQRAENGDPALTGWEPPSTLLSPANGDAMNYLQAVARAFIAIARDAGAAIRFQVGEPWWWIMPDKRICLYDDAASAAFGENSVSIASIDGPKTAAQNAMLDQAGAILAASTAALLDAVKDEAGATPVETLLLAYLPTILDEQAPEAKRANLPVGWAYPAFDILQLEDYDWVIAGNRSATRSGIELATQRLGYPVEQQQYFSGFVLQPADRFIWSHMVDAIADAHARGTADIFIWALPQVVRDGFTYFQEEEEDVNAFDDVQFPLAIGQGASVSPGFSTNIVTTISGHEKRNSDWADARLEFDVGPGVRSEDELRILIAFFRARRGAAKAFRFRDPYDHSSHDMVGEPAPTDQYLGKGDSQRTAFPLVKNYGDPAEEPQQRRITRPDPETLQVAVNGQTAGGWSLGQAGTVVFDSPPADNSDITAGFLFDVPVRFESDQLTVNHATFLAGDIPEVLLVEVREPS encoded by the coding sequence ATGGGATTCTGGCTCGCCGAGAAAAGAACCGGGCAGCGGAGCAGCTACATCCAGCGCTTAGATCCCCGTTTCTGGACGATCAATTTCCCGCGCCCGATGATGGCATCCGTGGTTTCGACCGCGGCGGACGCGCTGCGCGTGGATGCAGTTTTCTACAATAGTGATGATCTCGCCGGGCTGATCTGGGAGAGCGAAGATACGCTCGACCATCCGCTGCTCGCTTATGAAACGGAGCGCGACTATTCGCGGCTCAAATGGGAGTTCCGCTGGCGGTCTTCGGGGATCATGCCGCTCGATGCGGTCGACGGCCCGACGCTGACGATCGAGGGGCGGGATGCGGCGGGTGATCCCAAATCCTGGTATGTCCGGCTGTGGAACTATGCCAGCGGCACGCCGACCGATGCGCAGATTTCGATAGAATTTTCCAAGGTCGAAGGCGGATTTCTGCTGCCGGGAGAGGCCGATCCGGTCTTTCCTGAAGATATCGACCGGCTGTTCATTTCGATCATTCCGCCGGACTATGACGAGCTGGGCACGCGCTATGCCAAGCCGAAAATCGGCTGGGTCGAAATGAGTGCGATCCGGACCGATGGCCAGGGCGCGGTGCTGGAAGTCGGCGATATCATGGTGCCGGAAAATGGTCTGTCGATGGCCACCGCCTATGATGACAGTTTCAACCAGACGCCGGAACGCCTGCTGCGGATGACGCGCGCTTTGGGTTATCGCGGGTCGATCAATCACTATCTGGGGATGAGTCATTATTTCCGGCTCGAAACGATTGGCGAGGGGCTTTATGTCAGCCTTTCGGCGCCGCAACCGGGCGAAGAATTTGCCGCGATCAACCAGCCGGCAACGGTCTGGCACCGCGACCTGATAACCCGCGCGGAAGCGATGGGCTTCTCGGTGATCCTCTCGCTGTCCTACGAGCTGCTCGACGCGCATTGCTGGAGCGACTGGAAGCAGCGGGCGGAGAATGGGGATCCGGCGCTGACCGGCTGGGAGCCGCCATCGACCTTGCTGTCGCCAGCCAATGGCGATGCAATGAACTATCTGCAGGCCGTCGCGCGGGCCTTTATCGCCATTGCCCGGGATGCGGGCGCGGCGATCCGCTTCCAGGTTGGCGAGCCATGGTGGTGGATCATGCCGGACAAGCGTATTTGTCTCTATGACGATGCGGCCAGCGCGGCCTTTGGTGAAAATTCGGTCAGCATTGCCAGTATCGACGGACCGAAGACCGCGGCGCAAAATGCCATGCTGGATCAGGCCGGCGCGATATTGGCGGCGTCGACCGCCGCTCTGCTGGATGCGGTGAAAGACGAAGCGGGGGCGACGCCGGTGGAGACCCTGTTGCTGGCCTATTTGCCGACGATTCTGGACGAGCAGGCTCCCGAGGCCAAGCGGGCCAACCTGCCCGTGGGCTGGGCATATCCCGCTTTCGATATATTGCAGCTGGAAGATTATGACTGGGTGATTGCCGGCAATCGCTCTGCCACCAGAAGCGGGATCGAACTGGCGACCCAGAGGCTGGGCTATCCGGTCGAACAGCAGCAATATTTCTCCGGCTTCGTTTTGCAACCGGCGGACCGGTTCATCTGGAGCCATATGGTGGACGCCATTGCTGACGCGCATGCGAGAGGCACGGCTGATATTTTCATCTGGGCGCTGCCGCAGGTGGTGCGGGACGGATTCACCTATTTTCAGGAAGAGGAGGAGGATGTGAACGCCTTCGATGACGTGCAATTCCCGCTCGCAATTGGCCAGGGGGCCAGCGTGTCGCCGGGTTTTTCCACCAATATCGTGACGACCATTTCCGGTCACGAGAAACGCAACAGCGACTGGGCCGATGCGCGGCTGGAATTTGATGTTGGACCTGGTGTCCGCAGTGAAGACGAATTGCGGATATTGATCGCTTTCTTCCGCGCGCGCCGGGGAGCGGCGAAAGCCTTTCGTTTCCGTGATCCCTATGACCATAGCTCGCATGACATGGTCGGGGAACCGGCGCCGACCGACCAGTATCTCGGCAAGGGGGATAGCCAGCGGACAGCATTTCCGCTGGTAAAAAATTACGGCGATCCCGCCGAAGAGCCGCAGCAAAGGCGGATCACCCGCCCCGACCCGGAAACGCTGCAGGTAGCCGTCAATGGCCAGACTGCCGGCGGATGGTCCCTCGGGCAGGCGGGAACCGTCGTCTTCGACAGTCCGCCCGCCGACAATAGCGATATTACCGCCGGTTTCCTGTTCGATGTGCCGGTGCGGTTCGAAAGCGACCAGCTGACCGTGAACCACGCGACCTTCCTCGCCGGCGATATTCCCGAAGTGCTGCTCGTCGAGGTACGGGAACCGTCATGA
- the purS gene encoding phosphoribosylformylglycinamidine synthase subunit PurS, whose translation MKVRIFVTLKQGVLDPQGKAIHHALESLDFSGVNDVRAGKLIELDLDPSVRREEIEKMCDKLLANTVIENYDIEMPDSALETVS comes from the coding sequence ATGAAAGTCAGAATTTTTGTTACGCTGAAACAGGGCGTATTGGACCCTCAGGGCAAGGCCATCCACCATGCGCTGGAAAGCCTGGATTTTTCCGGCGTAAACGATGTTCGTGCCGGCAAGCTGATCGAACTCGACCTTGATCCGTCCGTCCGCCGCGAAGAAATCGAGAAAATGTGCGACAAGCTGCTCGCCAACACCGTGATCGAAAATTATGATATCGAGATGCCGGATTCGGCACTGGAGACCGTTTCCTGA